From Peromyscus maniculatus bairdii isolate BWxNUB_F1_BW_parent chromosome 8, HU_Pman_BW_mat_3.1, whole genome shotgun sequence, a single genomic window includes:
- the LOC107402858 gene encoding uncharacterized protein LOC107402858 produces the protein MQLPGHARVRRRPSHHLSLPRSPASLVPPRSSHPIPPPRSLCRSRPLSSPGSPVPHVPSPSSSRSRAPSPATHLSAFSEVPKPRGWTRTPPALPRPKPGRFTCAPPCSTSTSQASRRPAEGRRSSSVRSGPGPHAHHPGLRSLTHVSPRPLKEPHCSVRPEAERRALPVYAMTQARSAKSSGSTLESMDSAAAWRGSRGVGEVASLPPACLTLRLRRPGLGREWLEAGCRLRTGLKALQ, from the exons ATGCAATTGCCAGGTCACGCTAGGGTTCGCAGGCGCCCCTCGCATCACCTGTCCCTTCCGCGGTCTCCGGCATCCCTTGTTCCTCCACGCTCCTCACACCCCATCCCTCCTCCGCGTTCCCTATGCCGCTCGCGTCCCCTGTCCTCCCCGGGAAGCCCAGTTCCTCACGTCCCTAGTCCGTCCTCCTCGCGGTCCCGGGCGCCCTCGCCGGCCACGCACCTGTCAGCCTTCTCTGAAGTCCCCAAGCCCCGCGGGTGGACGCGCACACCTCCCGCCCTGCCTCGTCCCAAGCCTGGCAGATTCACCTGCGCTCCGCCGTGCTCGACCTCAACCTCACAGGCCTCTCGGCGGCCCGCGGAAGGCCGGCGCAGCTCTAGCGTCCGCTCCGGGCCGGGGCCGCACGCGCACCATCCGGGCCTCCGGAGCCTCACACACGTGTCACCACGACCTTTAAAGGAGCCACACTGCAGCGTGCGCCCCGAGGCCGAGAGGAGAG CCCTGCCAGTCTACGCGATGACGCAAGCGCGCAGCGCTAAAAGCTCCGGAAGCACCCTGGAGTCCATGGACTCGGCTGCAGCCTGGCGCGGTTCCCGCGGAGTAGGTGAGGTGGCGTCACTTCCGCCTGCGTGCCTGACCCTGCGATTGCGCAGGCCTGGGCTGGGCCGTGAATGGTTGGAAGCTGGGTGCCGGCTACGCACAGGTCTGAAGGCTCTGCAGTGA